ATCTATGCATCTTTGAATGGAAGGGTTATGAGTTCGATGAAAGACCAAAGAAATTATGCAGAAACAATTTTGAACGGTAATAAGCCTTCGTTTGTTGATTTTGGAAAAGCTTCTGATGGAATGCCCTTGCTTATGGATGCAGTTGTATTGGCTACAATAGCTAGCTATGCCCAAGGTATGGATATTTTGCGACTTGCTTCTGATGAATATAATTACGATCTTGACATGCCCTCCATAGCTCAGATATGGAAAGGTGGTTGTATAATAAGGTCTACTCTTTTGAGTCGTATACAGGATGCATTTAAGAAAGATCCGAAGTTAAGCAATCTTATTCTAGATACTTGGTTTACTGAACAGGTGAATAATCGTCTTTCTGGTCTGACTCAGGTTGTTTCTGCGGCTGCTAATGCTGGAATTCCAGTTCCGTGTTTAAGTAGCACTCTTGATTATTTAAATAGCCTTAGAACCTCTAGACTTCCCCAAAACTTGGTTCAGGCAATGAGAGATTGTTTTGGTTCTCATACTTATGAGCGCGTAGACAAAGCTGGATCATTTCACACTGAATGGATTGATTGATACTAATGACTAAATATCAAATTCAAGTTTCAGAAGACAAAAACTCTCTCGCTCAAGCTGCCTCTGATTTGATTGCTCAGATTGTTGAGTCAACTTTAAAAATTAAAAATAAAGCAAAAATTGCCCTTTGCGGTGGTTCGACTCCTAAGGCTGCTTATTCTTTATTGGGAAAAAAAAATATTGATTGGATGAACGTCGATTTGTTCCTTGGAGATGAAAGATGGGTTGAAAATGAATCTCAAGATAGTAATTGCTTTCTATTGAATAATTCATTATTTAAAGAAGGCAACCCTTCTCTAGAGGCATCATTTTTTAGTGTTTCAACCGTTCAATTAGCATCGCCAGAGGATAGTGCTAAAGATTATGAAAAAATTTTGAAAGATAATATGGATGGGGATCCACCAAAATTTGATTTTATTTTATTGGGCTTGGGAGATGATGGGCATACAGCATCCCTCTTTCCTGGTTCGGATGCATTATTTGAAAGAGATAGCCTAATAACTGTTGGAGAAGGTAAAGGTCATAAAAGAATTACCTTTACCAGTAAATTACTTAGTTCAGCAGACAATGTGGTCTTCCTAATCAGTGGATCTTCTAAACAAATGGCTCTTAAACGTCTACTTGATCAATCAGAATCATGGGAGCGAACACCCGCAAAATTAGTTTCACCAAATTCTGAAATTATTGTCTTAGCTGATAAAGATGCTTACCCATCTACCTAGTTAGATTATTGTATAAGTAGAGCATACTTCTTAATTGATTCCTGATTCACCACCGACTGAAATTTCAATAACTCCTCTCATACAGGGTTCAGAATTTTCAGATTGGAAATCTCTGAATGACACAATTATGGGCGGATCAAGTCTTGCAAAGTGTCGTTCTTCAGAGAAAGGCTTATTTCTTGAGGGTAACTTGGTAGAAGAAGGCGGTGGCTTTGTTAGTTGCCGCTCTCCAATTTTTGATAAGCCTTTTAATCTTTCCAAATATTCCGGATTAATTCTTGACGTTGAAGGAGAAGGGAGAACATTGAAATTTGCGATTGCTTGTGAAAAGAAACCTTTATCACTATCAAATCTTCTAAAAGGGGATATTCGTTGGGTTGCTTCAATACCCACAATGAAAAATGGAGTTAGTAGA
The sequence above is drawn from the Prochlorococcus marinus str. MIT 1013 genome and encodes:
- a CDS encoding CIA30 family protein, translated to MIPDSPPTEISITPLIQGSEFSDWKSLNDTIMGGSSLAKCRSSEKGLFLEGNLVEEGGGFVSCRSPIFDKPFNLSKYSGLILDVEGEGRTLKFAIACEKKPLSLSNLLKGDIRWVASIPTMKNGVSRIKIPFKDLEPARRAKPVRLPLSFDPTCINRFQVLHSKFGQPGKMNSGFFAGPINVLIKSISAYS
- the pgl gene encoding 6-phosphogluconolactonase, yielding MTKYQIQVSEDKNSLAQAASDLIAQIVESTLKIKNKAKIALCGGSTPKAAYSLLGKKNIDWMNVDLFLGDERWVENESQDSNCFLLNNSLFKEGNPSLEASFFSVSTVQLASPEDSAKDYEKILKDNMDGDPPKFDFILLGLGDDGHTASLFPGSDALFERDSLITVGEGKGHKRITFTSKLLSSADNVVFLISGSSKQMALKRLLDQSESWERTPAKLVSPNSEIIVLADKDAYPST